A single region of the Prochlorococcus marinus str. MIT 0917 genome encodes:
- a CDS encoding lytic transglycosylase, which translates to MITKKKIPIVLFCINSVIFLLSIFTLKASAETKIIAKSGDTLVKISKQYRVPLKELMYKNNFNDATKIVEGEVIVIPDKNITKYKKNEHLTYKVLEGDTLYKIARDYNVNIKDIIYINNLTNDSYLKLNQIILLPKGAKYKKAINEEDIKLASKKVFYHKTSKTEDLSTIAYIHKIPIEEIKTLNTLNDPIKIKPNIKLKLRENKPSKWLKYGSLMINWSDWTYFDGKYIAQAKTKKNKNFYLALSCQNRALNNTLNNAYWTRWYFPETDFEFKLINDFCDQDFNF; encoded by the coding sequence ATGATTACAAAGAAAAAAATACCAATAGTTTTATTTTGCATTAATAGTGTTATCTTTCTCTTATCAATATTTACTTTAAAAGCTAGTGCAGAAACAAAGATTATTGCAAAAAGTGGTGATACCCTTGTCAAGATATCCAAGCAATATAGAGTTCCCTTGAAAGAACTAATGTATAAAAATAATTTCAATGATGCGACAAAAATAGTAGAAGGAGAAGTTATAGTAATACCTGATAAAAACATTACTAAATACAAAAAGAATGAACATCTAACTTATAAAGTTCTTGAAGGAGATACTCTTTATAAGATTGCAAGAGATTACAACGTAAATATAAAAGATATTATTTACATAAATAATCTAACAAATGATTCTTATCTTAAGCTTAATCAGATTATTTTATTACCAAAGGGAGCTAAATATAAAAAAGCAATTAATGAAGAAGATATTAAATTAGCCAGTAAAAAAGTTTTTTATCATAAAACATCTAAGACAGAAGATCTTTCAACGATCGCATATATACACAAAATACCAATAGAAGAAATTAAGACTTTGAATACATTAAATGATCCTATAAAAATCAAGCCTAATATCAAATTAAAATTAAGAGAGAATAAACCTTCAAAATGGCTAAAATATGGCTCATTAATGATCAATTGGTCAGACTGGACATATTTTGATGGCAAATATATTGCTCAAGCAAAAACAAAAAAAAATAAAAATTTCTATTTAGCTCTTAGCTGCCAAAACAGAGCATTAAACAATACATTAAATAATGCTTACTGGACAAGATGGTATTTCCCTGAAACTGATTTTGAATTTAAATTAATTAATGACTTTTGTGATCAGGATTTTAATTTTTAA